The following proteins are encoded in a genomic region of [Eubacterium] hominis:
- a CDS encoding metallophosphoesterase family protein — translation MKILLISDTHGELENTRKLIHKHKDVDLKIDLGDIGFALKELDGFVVVKGNHDKALKLPIERIVEVENHRILCVHGDIFEADVMEEVFSLMIDEKEDIMQVCMDVLYHHIADYAKKKQCDIVFFGHTHIRVWEIYDGITIVNPGSLLFGMDGNDKSYAIVNVTKEDVQVEFYDMKGKNIK, via the coding sequence ATGAAAATCTTATTAATAAGTGATACGCATGGAGAATTAGAAAATACTAGAAAACTGATCCATAAACATAAGGATGTGGATTTAAAAATAGATTTAGGTGATATTGGATTTGCGTTAAAAGAATTAGATGGTTTTGTGGTGGTTAAAGGAAATCATGATAAAGCGTTAAAGCTACCAATAGAGCGAATTGTGGAAGTAGAAAATCATCGCATTTTATGCGTACATGGAGATATATTTGAAGCAGATGTCATGGAGGAAGTCTTTTCCTTAATGATCGATGAGAAAGAAGATATCATGCAGGTATGTATGGATGTTTTATATCATCATATTGCTGATTATGCAAAGAAGAAACAATGTGATATCGTCTTTTTTGGTCACACACATATCCGAGTATGGGAAATTTATGATGGAATCACAATCGTGAATCCTGGTTCTTTATTGTTTGGAATGGATGGTAATGATAAAAGTTATGCCATTGTGAATGTCACAAAAGAAGATGTACAGGTAGAATTTTATGATATGAAAGGAAAAAATATAAAATGA